From the Lactuca sativa cultivar Salinas chromosome 9, Lsat_Salinas_v11, whole genome shotgun sequence genome, the window TGGGGTTTAGTGACATGGGCTCAAGATTCTATTAAAGAGGGAAATTTAAAAGATATCATTGATCCTGATATAAGGGATCAAATATCCACAAGATGTTTGAAGGAGTTTGTTCGAATTGTAGAGAGATGTTTTCTTGGCAATCCAAAGCAGCGCCCTACGATGTCTGAGGTTGTGGTCAGTCTTGATTCGGTGTTGACTTTACAAGAGAAAATTAATAGTTCCTTACATGATGCTGGCAGAACAATATTTGGAAGAATGCTTGATATGTTTCCCTTCCCTTCCAATGGAGAGACCTCAGGTAATTTCAAGCTCCTCTTGAACTATGTATATTGATTCTCCTAAATTTTTAACTATCCACATTTGCACATATTACGAGATCATTAATGAAACTATAAGAATGCCATATCCAGTCAAAAAGAAAATGAGTACTAATTATTATGAATCAATGAGCATAACTGCATAAACGTTGATTTGTCTAGGGATGTGATTGTTTGTAGTTTAAGAAAGATTATTGGACAATTGTTTATGGCTTTCATTATGTCCATAGATTCTTGGGACAAAACCTTTTAATGACAAAAACTTTCGGATGCTCTTATTTCAATTTTGGATTGCACATTTGCACTGCTTggcattttaatatatttaactCAACTTCATATTCAAAAAATTattgaataatatatatatatatatatatatatatatatatatatatatatatatatatatatatatatatatatatatatatatatatcatggatGCTGACTTCTACATAGATGATCATAATAATGAAATAGATATAGAAAAGTGACAACTTATAGCCCTTCATTCGATGTTATGACTCGATAAAGGTATTTgcattttttatttgttatttagGTATTGCACAAATATCTTTATGATTTcataaaaaaatcgattttgataCTGCATTATTTTCTGTTAAAATTTAGTCTCTAAGTTTTTCAGTTTTTGCAATTTTGACTATTTGATTAGTAAATCCGCTTACCCATTGATGTGGCAGGTTGACATTCACTATTTTGTTATGTGGTGCTAATGTGTCATCATGATGTATTAGAATtgaaaaaaataacacaaaagacattaagttttatttttttaaattttgacactagcttttcactatttttcaattttgacaccattttctttttgtaaatcgaacatcattttttttcattcaatgttgacaattttatatttgaaatcgtataaatatttttatacataattaATTGTCGTAGGCTAAAGTTAAAAAACTGGAGAAATTAGTCATATCAAAACGTAGTGGGAAAACAATTGATTGGGTACAAGTAAATAccaaaaataaaagttatatgGTGGTGGAAAACCTATGTAATCTGTTTGTATTCATCGATTTCAGCTCATGGTGTAGCGATTGACAACAAATGTTTCACAAGTCCTACAAGTCTGAAAATGTTTAAGTTTCTTGATCTGCAAAGGGCTACAAGAAACTTTACTCAAGATTTGCTCTTGGGCAGGGATGGTTTTGGAGACATGTTCTTAGGTTGGGTTGATAAGAACACGTTCGGCCTTTCAGAGGGTGCTGGAATTGTTGTTGCTGTTAAACGGTATAATCAAGATCGTCCAGAATGGCAAGTAAGTATCAATGAATTTACATAAAATTATATCTATGATCAACACCAGAAATTTAGATTTTTATCAGAAACTGTGGCAAATTGAACCAACCACCGTTAAAAACTCAACGCCGCTACACATTCGGCTCTTCGATTTTGTTTCTGTGTGATCAGACTTGTGGTATTGATGCCATTGATGGAGCTTGTTGTGAGTGGTAGTGAGCAAATTAGATGATCTTGCTGAAGAAAAACAATGAGGCGAATTGATTTGATATTTTCCCTAGCCATGTCACTGCTTATGTGGCTACATTTGCACATGTGGCAAATTGAACCGGTTAATTTAGGTTCGGGTTAAAACGTGTTATTTCCAACATTATGCCAAAAAAAGGGGACTATTTAATATTTATAGACCAAATAATAAAACTTCGTAGGCTACAATTACaatgtcattttattttatttttatatctacCTTTATGTTGTGAACAGAACTTAGGAGTCTTTTTGATAATATGATACTATAAATGTTTGATTTatcaatcattttgttgaatgTAACTTAAAATTTTGTTTGATCAGAAAGTGGTGACAGTCTTATCACGGTTGACTCATCCAAATATCATTAGTCTCTTGGGGTACTCCAATGATAAAGAAGGCGAATGCTTGGTCGTTTATGAGTACATGCAAAACCAAAATCTTGATCACTTCTTATTTGGAGGCAAGATACTTGAATCTCGTTGAAACTATCATTGGGTTATTTTCTAATCAATAGTTGGATTGTTGCAATCACACAATTAAATAGTTGATGTAATTCCATGTAAATTAATGTTGCAGATGCACGAGATGTCTCAAAGCAACGTTCATGGGGAGCACGACTTAAAATAATGATAGGAGTAGCTTGTGGACTCGCTTATTTGCATTCATCAGAAGACGAAGTCATACACCGTGATGTTAACACATATAATATATTGCTAGATCAGGTAGCCATACGCTACTTCAGATTTTTGGGCATGAGCAAAACACTTCCATGTTTTTGGTGTAATGCCAACTAAAGTTAaccatttatttttctttttttattattatttattttaggatTTTAATGCAAAACTCGGAGGTTTTGAGTTGTCAAGATTTGGCCCAGAAATCCAGAAAACATATGTTTCAACACATTTTATGGGTACGCTAGCTTATGTTGACCCATGGTGTAGAGGGAATGGTATGTTAAATATTTGAGCGAGTAAACTTTTATAACTAATAATTGTGTTTATCTTTCCTAGAAAACAATTCTAGCAAAGCATAAGAATAAGTCCTTTTAGATGCACTATGGAAACATATATAAATGAAGAGAAAacatcatattatatttttttgggTCTAAATTCAATCTATGTAAAACCAGTGATTTGTTTTAAAGAGATACACCCAAGTGTGGTGGTTTAAAAGTTAAGCTTTATTCTATTTTCTAATTTTATACAATACACTTTAATGTTACAGGTCATGCAAAGAGTGACATCTATAGTTTTGGAATAATTATGCTGGAAACCCTAACAGGCAAGCATGCACTAAATATGAAGCGAAGCACTTTTGAATTGCTAGCCGACAAAAGTGAGCTAAAGAAGTTAATGGATCCACGTCTTGAAGGAAATTATCCCCTAGAAGAGGCTTTCCAATGCGCTGTATTGGCGTTGAAATGTATAGCTATGGATCGTGAGGATAGGCCTTCGAGTGAAGAAGTTTTGCGGATCTTGGAACAAATATATGTTAACAAATAATtagataaaatatataattatatacttAGACGTTAGGTTTTTCGACAAGGAAAATAACTCATGTTTTAGAAGTCTCTTTTATTGTCCTATTTATAGAAGATACTAAGTTACAACCCGTGAGAATCAaggataaaaatataatatttgtaattGGAGTTGGTTTCTTTTGAATTATTCATTCAATGGTATCACATTAAATTTAAATAGAGATCATATACCATAAATACCATAAAAATAGGATAATAATTGATGATTTATTTTGAGCTGGACAGTATATAATAACGTGATTATAGAAGGTGAGATCAAAGAAGGACAAAAAGGATATTTAACATtgaatgaaataaatgtttttgaaGGGACACTTCATTTTACTTTGGTTTATGAGATAGGGAGATTTATTTTGATAAGCATCATTGTGTGGCTATTCAAACGGACTCATTTTTAGATGTACTTTTTGAGTTATGCGGATTAATCTCATCAACTTTTACTATATCTTTACTCCATGGGATTTTTTTCCCTCTAAATATCATATTATCTATTATAGGGCGTTGAATACAGATAAAATGGAAAATTATACAGGgtctaatttttttattatatatttttatttaaaaataaaaacttataataATGTTAAGGGTTTTTTAATTCGTCATGagcttttaaaaatatttaattcctCATGGCCATCGTATCTAAATCTAAATTCTAATTAAACACCATTAAGCACGATGAGATCTCCATTTAATCAAAATGTCATTCGGTATCACATAATCATCCCAAAAGGTTAAAATAAAGTGTATATTACATATTGATTGAAAAAAAACCAGTTATTAATTATTGACGTCGTTAGCTAATATAGATGACACATAACGTTGagtttcagcaaacgatccacataacGTTGCATGcgttgcaagtgggtcgtgacgGACTCTCCATCATCTTGCTAGTTACGAGGGACTTGACTATCTCGTATCTCTCTTGACGAGCTCGTTGATGATATTTTTCCATCAAGTCCTTACACATCTCATACGACTAATAGTCCTCATAAAACATTTgtagctcaggagtcatagtagccaccatgatgcatgccactttggtagcatcattgcAATGTCTCCTATACTCATCTATTTCTTCAGCAGTAGCAGTTGTTTCATCAATATCGTTCAACTCTTTCTCAagtacatattctttgtcctcgaaaCGCAaagccatcttgatgttacgtgTGACACCATCTAATCTATAAGAATTATTGAGATTTGATCTAAAACATCTAATCTATAAGAATTAttgagattttatttatttatgcggAAAATATACTCAAAACTTAAAACTTTTATATTCTAGGTTAAATCAAATAAACACAATATAAACTTTATCTATTTATATAAAATGGAGAATACAACAATAACATCCTACAATTTGAATCTTGGTTTTGTGCTCCTGTCTTCTCTTCCAGTACCACGGCTACTATTACTTTTACTTGCAAACCACTGAAATCCCTACTACATCAGACACTAGGTCTGATGAGTTATTCTCCTATCTTTTATTAACATTCGTTCTCTTATATTATACTCTTCCTCATAGTTACTTCTCTAATCTTTCTCACTTTATGCATATATCTTAATTCTTTCACCATAATACATCTCACCTTTACTCGTTATCATATTTTCCGTTAAGTCTCATGTCTATTCAATCTAATGTACTATTTATATCCTATTACTTTTAAGTTTCACtcactacatatatatatatatatatatatatatatatatatatatatatatatatatatatatatatatatatatatatactagtaagGTACCCGCGCGATGCGGCGACGCATATAATTTTTTTCGGAAGATATCTTACATGCGGCGATTAGTTTCTTTTTCAAGTCAGATATGTAAGACAGGGCGGATTGTTTTTCTGTACGAGAGAGTTCCTTTCGGCGAATAGTCTCTAGCTAAGTATGTAAATCCGAATAATGTTTGTTCAAAACCGGATATCTGAAATTTCAGATATCCGAAAGTCAGATATTGGATTTTAGGTATACGAATCCAAATAAAAAATTTTGGATATCTTAATTTTGGATACAGATTCAGATATCcgaaatttattatttataatattaagAACCAACTAAATGTGAACTCAGTTAGTTTaaccatacaaaactttgaatagaatgctatatatatatatatatatatatatatatatatatatatatatatatatatatatatatatatatatatatatatatatatatatataacttataactCGGTTAACATAGAATAAGAAAATTTTCATTCTAAATACATCTGAATTTTAGATAACAAAATTTTTGTTCTAAGTACATCTGAATTTTAGACTGGACATTCATATTCATGACCACCCCTAGATGCGGGAGGAGACGAAGATTAGTTTTATTTCGACAATTAGTTTTCTTTCAATTATGTAGGAGTAACATGCTCTTGTATAGTTAAATATTCAAATGTcctataataattatttttcattttttataataAGTTATCAAATGTTAATAATATTACATTTATATGAAATAATGCTTATTACCGTTATCAACCACTTatgttttaacaaaaaaaaaaatcttcttGTATTGCTTAAATATCCAAAAACTTTAAATAAGTTGAAATGAAGTGTATATtgtcaaaaataaattatattgaTAGTTTACATGAAGAACATTATGATAATTTAATACACTAAACAAAAGTTTAAGTGTCTgattattgtttataaaaaataaaattattatataaatattatcttATTGTTATGtcgttaattttattttaattcttaAAAGTACATAGTGTAGTTAACATAGTGAAAATTAGACATCCAGCCTCTGTTATCCCATTTTCCTCCTAAAACTCAGACATCTACTCTTAAATCTTGTACTTGATCACATAGTTTCTATCTATTATTAACTCATACAGGTATGCTAATATAAAAAGATAAAAGGTGTGGTGTTTTATCATTGTAACATAGAGTTGTTGCACTTTTTCAACGTTAGTGCCTTGATGATGATTTCTGCTTTTGGTTGCATTCTTCTAGGTTCTCGATTTTATACAGATTGTTTCATGAATTTCGGTTACAGAGATAATACACTATATCCTACAAAATACTAAAACAACATGCCAAATAAGAACCTTTAGAAACAAAATTTGGTAACCATGTGTATAAAAACACAAGATTACCATATAAAATACCAAATAGATCCTTTTGAAGGGCTTAAAACCAAGGAGccaaaatagatttgaaaaatctaaaaaatgGAGTCACGTCACCagcttattgttggattagtgtctaagtccataactattttgatatgtacttgacccgatggtgcatggtccttttgagttgccttcaccaaagcaacttgataggatgaataatagagagaaaggattaaatataatttattaatatattatgagaataatatattaaaggagaaatcatattgtttaattaatattagtcaagaattaatacgAATTaaatttgtgactaaaagagattaattaaacttaagggacttgaactgtcaattatatgatagttgaatattgagctaatggactccataattaagggggtggacgaattctatggggaaacccattagaaatcgtccaaggcctttaaaggaggagcccatgggttgcttagggcttaaccatccaaattagggtttccttgttagataaccctaatagcctcactatttaaggaacccttatgccccaaaaacatggtgaactaattggttagggtttc encodes:
- the LOC111888198 gene encoding probable receptor-like protein kinase At5g59700; protein product: MIMSRTTRDGMESQPTTSSTEWSQVCRHFEFQKILLATNNFDESLVVGQGGFGKVYKGNIMNGSNVVVAAIKRLDSMSAQGAIEFWAEVEMLSKLRHCHLVSLIGYCNYKKEMILIYEYMPNGTLEDHLHKLRTHLSWIQRLKICIGAARGLDYLHTGTGIEFGVIHRDVKSSNILLHESWAAKISDFGLSRIGPTNKPSTYVNTLVKGTFGYLDPNYFFTGRLTRKSDVYAFGVVLLEVLCRKRAVDTSLDEEQWGLVTWAQDSIKEGNLKDIIDPDIRDQISTRCLKEFVRIVERCFLGNPKQRPTMSEVVVSLDSVLTLQEKINSSLHDAGRTIFGRMLDMFPFPSNGETSAHGVAIDNKCFTSPTSLKMFKFLDLQRATRNFTQDLLLGRDGFGDMFLGWVDKNTFGLSEGAGIVVAVKRYNQDRPEWQKVVTVLSRLTHPNIISLLGYSNDKEGECLVVYEYMQNQNLDHFLFGDARDVSKQRSWGARLKIMIGVACGLAYLHSSEDEVIHRDVNTYNILLDQDFNAKLGGFELSRFGPEIQKTYVSTHFMGTLAYVDPWCRGNGHAKSDIYSFGIIMLETLTGKHALNMKRSTFELLADKSELKKLMDPRLEGNYPLEEAFQCAVLALKCIAMDREDRPSSEEVLRILEQIYVNK